A genomic segment from Amycolatopsis camponoti encodes:
- a CDS encoding KGGVGR-motif variant AAA ATPase encodes MPGSVFTFYSFKGGVGRSFTLANIAVLLARWGNRVLCLDWDLEAPGLGDYFRPRLAAAPTSGVVDLVDDFREGRFEPSAHAVRLTGLGELDFVAAGRDDPDYVGQLQKIDWEELYVDGFGDYLERCREHWTAHYDFVLIDSRTGISDIGGICTAHLPDHLVAVYTANFQSVRGAVDVARRADVARNRLPFDRPRLSVVPVLSRFDNREEYDRSETWRKMCVDETAHLYRNWLDQAVTVDAMSRHLTMPYVSYWTFGEQLPVLAEETPSADQIGFALETVAAVVAHRLDRTDLLARNRDAYVGAVRDSRREFGRDLRVSIPRGAQTVANELVVELERRGVKVVRSLSGDRSLLERPEDEAKHLCLIVDGKVSRWQSAEVELFFHQTLGQDRRVIPVLTPGTHPNTFPAHVGTLRYLRLSSSHGPAEVARDLVDQLRGFTPLVEPEEEPKLPALLRQALTARLRPARWDLVDELVDALSVTVGAGDDVRTNELAVDLAVAIKPRPPNGTGQQAVPEQTRRTVDWLLRVLETRAQTPTQHPNHRKDLG; translated from the coding sequence ATGCCCGGTTCGGTCTTCACCTTCTACTCGTTCAAGGGCGGCGTCGGGCGCAGCTTCACCCTGGCGAACATCGCGGTGCTGCTGGCGCGCTGGGGGAACCGCGTGCTGTGCCTCGACTGGGACCTGGAGGCCCCCGGGCTCGGCGACTACTTCCGGCCGCGCCTGGCGGCCGCGCCCACCAGCGGCGTCGTGGACCTCGTCGACGACTTCCGCGAGGGCCGCTTCGAACCCTCGGCGCACGCCGTCCGGCTGACCGGCCTCGGCGAGCTCGACTTCGTCGCCGCGGGCCGCGACGACCCGGACTACGTCGGGCAGCTGCAGAAGATCGACTGGGAAGAGCTGTACGTCGACGGCTTCGGGGACTACCTCGAGCGGTGCCGCGAGCACTGGACGGCCCACTACGACTTCGTGCTCATCGACAGCCGGACCGGGATCTCCGACATCGGCGGGATCTGCACCGCCCACCTGCCGGACCACCTGGTCGCGGTCTACACGGCGAACTTCCAGAGCGTCCGCGGCGCGGTCGACGTCGCCCGGCGGGCGGACGTCGCGCGCAACCGGCTCCCGTTCGACCGGCCGAGGCTCAGCGTGGTGCCGGTGCTGTCGCGGTTCGACAACCGCGAGGAGTACGACCGCTCGGAGACCTGGCGGAAGATGTGCGTCGACGAGACGGCGCACCTCTACCGCAACTGGCTCGACCAGGCGGTCACGGTCGACGCGATGTCCCGGCACCTGACCATGCCTTACGTCTCGTACTGGACGTTCGGGGAGCAGCTGCCGGTTCTCGCCGAGGAGACGCCCAGCGCCGACCAGATCGGGTTCGCGCTGGAGACGGTCGCGGCGGTGGTCGCGCACCGGCTGGATCGCACGGACCTGCTGGCGCGCAACCGCGACGCGTACGTCGGCGCGGTGCGGGACAGCCGCCGGGAGTTCGGCCGGGATCTGCGGGTCAGCATTCCCCGGGGCGCGCAGACGGTGGCGAACGAACTGGTCGTCGAGCTGGAACGGCGCGGCGTGAAAGTGGTGAGGTCGCTCTCGGGCGATCGTTCGCTGCTCGAGCGACCCGAGGACGAGGCGAAGCACCTGTGCCTGATCGTCGACGGCAAGGTGAGCCGCTGGCAGTCGGCCGAAGTCGAGCTGTTCTTCCACCAGACCCTCGGCCAGGACCGGCGCGTCATCCCGGTGCTGACGCCGGGCACGCACCCGAACACGTTCCCAGCGCACGTCGGGACGCTGCGCTACCTCCGGCTGAGCTCGTCCCACGGTCCGGCGGAGGTGGCCCGCGACCTGGTCGACCAGCTGAGGGGCTTCACGCCGCTGGTCGAACCGGAGGAAGAGCCCAAGCTCCCCGCCCTGCTGCGGCAGGCGCTCACGGCCCGGCTGCGCCCCGCGCGGTGGGACCTCGTCGACGAGCTGGTCGACGCCTTGAGCGTGACCGTCGGGGCCGGCGACGACGTGCGGACGAACGAGCTCGCGGTCGACCTGGCGGTGGCGATCAAGCCCCGTCCCCCGAACGGCACCGGGCAGCAGGCGGTCCCGGAGCAGACCCGGAGGACCGTCGACTGGCTCCTGCGCGTCCTCGAAACCCGCGCGCAAACCCCGACGCAGCACCCGAACCACCGGAAGGATCTCGGATGA
- a CDS encoding alcohol dehydrogenase catalytic domain-containing protein, which yields MKALVYHGPGAKAWEDVPDATVQEPTDVVVRVDTTTICGTDLHILQGDVAAVTDGRVLGHEAVGTVTAVGDAVRAFAVGDRVLVPAITQCGRCEYCGRGMPSHCQTVGGIGWIFGHLIDGTQAELVRVPFADTSLYAVPDSVTNEQAIFLADSLPTGYEVGVLAGRVRPGDTVAVVGAGAVGLAAILTTGLWGASKVIAVDSDKFRLEKALEFGATDAFEAGPGVLEDVRSLTDGLGVDVAIEAVGYPETLLTAASLVRPGGRIANIGVHGVPVELPMQDMWIQNLTLTMGLVDTASIPTLLKMVASGRIPAERMGTHRFTFDRMDEAYEVFGNAAANSALKVVITP from the coding sequence ATGAAGGCGCTGGTCTACCACGGTCCGGGTGCGAAGGCTTGGGAAGACGTCCCGGACGCCACCGTCCAGGAACCGACCGACGTGGTCGTGCGCGTCGACACGACCACGATCTGCGGCACTGACCTGCACATCCTGCAGGGCGACGTCGCCGCGGTCACCGACGGCCGGGTCCTCGGCCACGAAGCGGTCGGCACGGTGACCGCGGTCGGCGACGCGGTCCGCGCGTTCGCGGTCGGCGACCGGGTGCTGGTCCCGGCCATCACGCAGTGCGGGCGCTGCGAGTACTGCGGGCGTGGGATGCCGTCGCACTGCCAGACGGTCGGCGGCATCGGCTGGATCTTCGGGCACCTCATCGACGGAACGCAGGCCGAGCTGGTGCGCGTGCCCTTCGCGGACACGTCGCTCTACGCGGTCCCCGACAGCGTCACCAACGAGCAGGCGATCTTCCTGGCCGACTCCTTGCCCACGGGGTACGAGGTCGGCGTCCTGGCCGGCCGCGTCCGCCCGGGCGACACGGTGGCGGTGGTCGGCGCCGGCGCGGTCGGGCTGGCGGCGATCCTGACCACGGGCCTGTGGGGCGCGTCGAAGGTGATCGCGGTGGACTCCGACAAGTTCCGCCTGGAGAAGGCGCTGGAGTTCGGGGCGACGGACGCGTTCGAGGCGGGCCCCGGTGTTCTCGAGGACGTCCGGTCCTTGACCGACGGGCTCGGCGTGGACGTGGCGATCGAGGCGGTCGGCTACCCGGAGACGCTGCTGACGGCGGCATCCCTGGTCCGCCCGGGCGGCCGCATCGCGAACATCGGCGTGCACGGCGTCCCGGTCGAGCTGCCGATGCAGGACATGTGGATCCAGAACCTGACGCTGACGATGGGCCTGGTCGACACGGCCTCGATCCCGACACTGCTGAAGATGGTGGCATCGGGTCGCATCCCGGCCGAGCGGATGGGCACCCACCGGTTCACCTTCGACCGGATGGACGAGGCCTACGAGGTGTTCGGCAACGCCGCCGCCAACTCGGCGCTGAAGGTGGTCATCACCCCCTAA
- a CDS encoding PTS fructose transporter subunit IIC produces the protein MKFVAITACPTGIAHTYMAAESLEQTAKANGDTIVVETQGSAGSEPLSAEDIASADAVIFAADLAVQGRDRFAGKPIVEAPVKAAINDAAGLFERAKAAAREPAPAAAAAPELTSKVGTNDKPGTKVRQWLMTGVSYLIPFVAAGGLLIALSFALGGYKIVDAPKVTEHFDAGSVAGWAALMFQIGSAAFDFLVPVLAGFIAFAMADRPAIAPGFVGGAIAVTVGAGFLGGLVAGLLAGGVVMALKKIQVPKAVRGIMPVVVYPLLGSIVVGVLMYVVVGKPVAAATSGLTSWLNGLSGASALLLGAVLGLMMAFDMGGPVNKAAYAFAVGGLTTGATASLQIMAAVMAAGMVPPLALALASTVRRKLFTEAERENGRAAWLLGASFITEGAIPFAAADPFRVIPSIMLGSAVTGSLSMAFGATLRAPHGGIFVLPLIGSPLLFLVALIAGTLVAAGSVIALKQVRFRASERSAAVSGQTVNA, from the coding sequence ATGAAGTTCGTCGCCATCACCGCCTGTCCCACCGGGATCGCGCACACGTACATGGCCGCCGAGTCGCTGGAGCAGACCGCGAAGGCCAACGGCGACACGATCGTCGTCGAGACGCAGGGTTCGGCCGGGTCCGAGCCGCTGTCCGCCGAAGACATCGCGAGCGCGGACGCCGTCATCTTCGCCGCGGACCTCGCCGTGCAGGGCCGGGACCGCTTCGCCGGCAAGCCGATCGTCGAGGCGCCGGTCAAGGCCGCGATCAACGACGCCGCCGGGTTGTTCGAACGCGCGAAGGCCGCGGCCCGCGAACCCGCCCCCGCGGCCGCTGCTGCCCCGGAGCTGACCTCGAAGGTCGGCACGAACGACAAGCCCGGTACCAAGGTCCGCCAGTGGCTGATGACCGGCGTCAGCTACCTGATCCCGTTCGTCGCGGCGGGCGGGTTGCTGATCGCGCTGAGTTTCGCCTTGGGCGGCTACAAGATCGTCGACGCGCCGAAGGTCACCGAGCACTTCGACGCGGGGTCGGTCGCCGGCTGGGCCGCGCTGATGTTCCAGATCGGCAGTGCCGCCTTCGACTTCCTGGTGCCGGTGCTGGCCGGGTTCATCGCGTTCGCGATGGCCGACCGCCCCGCGATCGCTCCCGGCTTCGTGGGTGGCGCGATCGCCGTGACCGTGGGCGCCGGGTTCCTCGGCGGCCTCGTCGCGGGTCTCCTGGCCGGTGGCGTCGTGATGGCGCTGAAGAAGATCCAGGTGCCGAAGGCGGTGCGCGGCATCATGCCGGTGGTCGTCTACCCGCTGCTCGGGTCCATTGTGGTCGGTGTGCTGATGTACGTCGTGGTCGGCAAGCCGGTGGCGGCGGCGACCTCGGGCCTGACGAGCTGGCTCAACGGCCTCAGCGGAGCGAGCGCGCTGCTCCTGGGCGCCGTGCTCGGCCTGATGATGGCGTTCGACATGGGCGGGCCGGTCAACAAGGCGGCGTACGCGTTCGCGGTCGGCGGGCTGACCACCGGCGCGACGGCGTCGCTGCAGATCATGGCCGCGGTGATGGCGGCGGGCATGGTGCCGCCGCTGGCGCTGGCGCTCGCGTCCACGGTGCGGAGGAAGCTGTTCACGGAAGCCGAACGCGAGAACGGCCGCGCGGCCTGGCTGCTCGGCGCGTCGTTCATCACCGAGGGCGCGATCCCCTTTGCCGCGGCGGACCCGTTCCGCGTGATCCCGTCGATCATGCTCGGCTCGGCGGTCACCGGATCGCTGTCGATGGCGTTCGGCGCGACGCTGCGCGCCCCGCACGGCGGGATCTTCGTGCTCCCGCTGATCGGCAGCCCGCTGCTGTTCCTGGTGGCGCTGATCGCTGGGACTTTGGTGGCCGCCGGGTCGGTGATCGCGCTGAAGCAGGTCCGGTTCCGCGCATCCGAACGTTCCGCCGCCGTGTCCGGTCAGACCGTCAACGCGTGA
- the ptsP gene encoding phosphoenolpyruvate--protein phosphotransferase has translation MQLSGVGVSPGRVAGPRVVVVADLREPASSPVPDDLRAEAGKIGSAAESVAASLSDRARSVSGDARSVLETTAAMASDPALLASAEKRVLDGSLPAPRAVWEAAGEFMTALRAAGGYMAERAADVADVRDRIVASLSGLAPPGVPELTSPSVLVARDLAPADTAGLDPDLVLALVTEEGGPTSHTAILARALGIPAVVACAGVLGLAGPGLVVDGSAGTVSPSDGRVVAPARTSRPEWDGVGRLADGHRVKLLTNVGSASDARAAAAAGAEGIGLFRTEFCYLSATSEPTESSQRAAYAAVLEPFAGKPVVVRTLDAGSDKPLAFLDMGAEPNPALGVRGLRIAFDRPDLLDRQLTAIVAAAADTGVELSVMAPMVATAAEAAWFASRARAAGIGRVGVMIEIPAAALCAAEILAEVDFVSLGTNDLAQYVFAADRQLGAVAALNDPHQPALLRLVGMVAEAGAAAGKPVGVCGEAAADPALAPVLAGLGVTSLSMNAVALAGVGAALRAVDLAACRALA, from the coding sequence ATGCAGTTGTCCGGAGTCGGAGTCAGCCCCGGCCGGGTCGCCGGTCCCCGCGTCGTCGTGGTCGCTGACCTGCGGGAACCCGCGTCTTCGCCCGTGCCGGACGATCTTCGGGCGGAAGCGGGCAAGATCGGGTCCGCGGCGGAGTCGGTCGCGGCGTCGCTGTCCGATCGTGCCCGTTCCGTGTCCGGCGATGCCCGATCGGTCCTGGAGACGACGGCGGCGATGGCGTCGGATCCCGCTTTGCTCGCGTCCGCGGAAAAGCGCGTTCTCGACGGTTCGCTGCCCGCACCGCGCGCGGTGTGGGAGGCGGCGGGGGAGTTCATGACGGCGCTGCGGGCGGCCGGCGGATACATGGCCGAACGCGCCGCGGACGTCGCCGACGTGCGCGACCGGATCGTCGCTTCCTTGTCGGGCCTGGCCCCGCCCGGCGTCCCGGAGCTGACGTCGCCGAGTGTCCTCGTGGCGCGCGACCTCGCGCCGGCCGACACCGCCGGGCTCGACCCGGACCTCGTGCTCGCGCTCGTGACGGAGGAGGGCGGGCCGACGAGCCACACCGCGATCCTGGCCCGGGCGCTGGGGATTCCCGCTGTCGTCGCGTGCGCCGGCGTGCTCGGCCTCGCCGGACCCGGCCTGGTCGTCGACGGTTCGGCGGGCACGGTTTCGCCGTCCGACGGCCGGGTGGTCGCCCCGGCGCGGACGTCCCGCCCCGAATGGGACGGGGTCGGACGGCTCGCCGACGGCCACCGCGTGAAGCTGCTCACCAACGTCGGCTCGGCGTCGGACGCCCGCGCCGCCGCCGCGGCCGGAGCGGAAGGGATCGGGCTCTTCCGCACGGAATTCTGTTACCTGTCGGCGACCTCCGAGCCGACGGAGTCCTCGCAGCGGGCGGCCTACGCGGCGGTGCTGGAGCCGTTCGCCGGCAAACCGGTCGTCGTCCGGACCCTGGACGCCGGTTCGGACAAGCCGCTCGCGTTCCTGGACATGGGTGCGGAACCGAACCCCGCGCTGGGGGTCCGCGGCTTGCGGATCGCGTTCGACCGGCCGGATCTGCTGGACCGCCAGCTGACCGCGATCGTGGCGGCCGCGGCCGACACCGGCGTCGAGCTGTCCGTGATGGCCCCGATGGTGGCGACGGCGGCGGAAGCGGCCTGGTTCGCTTCGCGGGCGCGTGCGGCGGGAATCGGCCGCGTGGGCGTGATGATCGAGATCCCGGCGGCGGCGTTGTGCGCCGCGGAGATCCTCGCCGAGGTCGACTTCGTCTCCTTGGGCACGAACGACCTGGCGCAGTACGTGTTCGCGGCGGACCGCCAGCTCGGCGCGGTGGCCGCGCTCAACGATCCGCACCAGCCGGCGTTGCTGCGGCTGGTCGGCATGGTCGCGGAAGCCGGTGCGGCGGCGGGGAAGCCGGTCGGGGTGTGCGGCGAGGCGGCGGCGGACCCGGCCTTGGCGCCCGTGCTGGCCGGGCTGGGTGTCACGTCGCTGTCGATGAACGCCGTGGCCTTGGCGGGAGTGGGCGCGGCGCTGCGCGCGGTCGACCTCGCCGCGTGCCGCGCGTTAGCTTGA
- a CDS encoding PTS sugar transporter subunit IIA, with product MTTPDLITADLVDLELDATDKRSVVRSLAERLVSAGRVTDLDLFLKDVAAREEQMATGLEGGIGIPHCRSAAVTAPTLAFGRSRAGVDFGAPDGPATLIFLIAAPEGGGSDHLKVLAALARRLVRAEFKQHLLDATDADAVADYIRQEVS from the coding sequence ATGACCACCCCAGACCTGATCACCGCCGACCTGGTCGACCTCGAACTCGACGCCACCGACAAGCGATCCGTCGTCCGCTCGCTCGCCGAGCGACTCGTCTCCGCCGGGCGGGTGACCGACCTCGACCTCTTCCTCAAGGACGTCGCCGCGCGCGAAGAGCAGATGGCCACCGGGCTCGAAGGCGGCATCGGCATCCCGCACTGCCGCTCGGCCGCGGTGACCGCGCCGACGCTGGCGTTCGGCCGCAGCCGCGCGGGCGTCGACTTCGGCGCGCCGGACGGCCCCGCGACGCTGATCTTCCTCATCGCCGCGCCCGAAGGCGGCGGCAGTGACCACCTCAAGGTCCTGGCCGCCCTCGCCCGCCGGCTCGTCCGGGCGGAGTTCAAGCAGCACCTCCTCGACGCCACTGACGCCGACGCCGTCGCCGACTACATCCGCCAGGAGGTGTCCTGA
- a CDS encoding SEFIR domain-containing protein produces MSERAAPRVFFSYSHDTQEHKDQVRRFATFLRARIGLEVVLDQWDDNHRIDWSLWATRNITAADFIVAVASPLYRARADGDAPPDEGRGAQYETALLRNKVTKDIEDGTRRILPVVLPGGSIDDIPAFLNPYSMTRYEIEDFTDEGVADLLAAITGRGRYPEPPRGRWLGGSSEPQPILASDLPWMCASQGVRRGAASIDEVRYENSIVLRPTTSATTGPGFVELDLGGQYQRFSTVAGVLDDAADRFQVGHVRVLLDGKPRSEHDVAVGKPAEIDLDVTGGLKLRLEMSRPGVPSSSFGSAAIGVTPRRGRPPELALGDPTVV; encoded by the coding sequence ATGTCCGAGCGTGCCGCACCGAGGGTGTTCTTCAGTTATTCGCACGACACCCAGGAGCACAAGGACCAGGTCCGGAGGTTCGCGACGTTCCTGCGCGCCCGGATCGGGCTCGAAGTCGTGCTCGACCAGTGGGACGACAACCACCGCATCGACTGGTCGCTGTGGGCCACCCGGAACATCACGGCCGCGGACTTCATCGTGGCCGTGGCGTCTCCCCTCTACCGGGCGCGCGCCGACGGCGACGCGCCGCCGGACGAAGGGCGCGGCGCCCAGTACGAGACCGCCCTGCTCCGCAACAAGGTGACCAAGGACATCGAGGACGGCACCCGGCGGATTCTGCCCGTCGTCCTGCCCGGCGGGTCGATCGACGACATCCCCGCCTTCCTCAACCCGTACTCGATGACGCGGTACGAGATCGAGGACTTCACCGACGAGGGCGTCGCCGACCTGCTCGCCGCGATCACCGGACGGGGCCGGTACCCGGAGCCGCCGCGCGGCCGGTGGCTCGGCGGATCCTCGGAGCCGCAGCCGATCCTCGCGAGCGACCTGCCGTGGATGTGTGCCAGCCAAGGCGTGCGGCGCGGTGCGGCGTCGATCGACGAGGTGCGGTACGAGAACAGCATCGTGCTCCGGCCCACCACGTCGGCGACCACCGGGCCGGGGTTCGTCGAACTGGACCTCGGCGGCCAGTACCAGCGGTTCTCGACCGTGGCCGGGGTGCTCGACGACGCGGCCGACCGCTTCCAGGTCGGCCACGTCCGCGTGCTCCTCGACGGCAAGCCCCGCTCCGAACACGACGTCGCGGTCGGGAAGCCGGCCGAGATCGACCTCGATGTCACCGGCGGCCTGAAGCTCCGGCTCGAGATGTCGCGCCCGGGCGTCCCGTCGTCCTCGTTCGGCTCCGCGGCCATCGGCGTCACGCCCCGCCGAGGGCGGCCACCGGAGCTCGCCCTCGGCGATCCGACCGTGGTTTAG
- the pfkB gene encoding 1-phosphofructokinase codes for MIVTVTPNPSLDRTARLADLRRGEVNRAEAVRLDPGGKGVNVARALAAAGTPTVALLPAGGLVGERLADLLAPEGVPVVAVPIAGTTRSNITLVEADGTTTKINEPGPAISPAELATLERRAVELAARAEWLVCCGSLPAGVPDDFYARLTKLAHDAGAKVAVDSSGAPLAAACEGGPDLLKPNLDELIELAGHPLPLLGDVVAFCRELISGGVGRVLVSLGAHGAVLVEDTETCHALGPLVAVRSTVGAGDAALAGFLHAGGTGPTALRTAVAYGTAAVTQEGSRMPTPHDVHPDQVRVLDADPTLTLSGAAA; via the coding sequence GTGATCGTCACCGTGACCCCGAACCCGAGCCTCGACCGCACCGCGCGGCTGGCCGACCTGCGCCGCGGCGAGGTCAACCGGGCCGAAGCCGTCCGGCTCGACCCCGGTGGCAAGGGCGTCAACGTCGCCCGCGCGCTGGCCGCCGCCGGGACGCCGACCGTCGCGCTCCTGCCCGCGGGCGGCCTGGTCGGCGAACGCCTGGCCGACCTGCTCGCCCCCGAAGGCGTCCCGGTCGTCGCCGTGCCGATCGCCGGGACGACCCGCAGCAACATCACGCTCGTCGAAGCCGACGGCACGACGACGAAGATCAACGAACCGGGCCCGGCGATCTCCCCCGCCGAGCTCGCCACCCTCGAACGCCGCGCCGTCGAGCTGGCCGCGCGCGCGGAATGGCTGGTGTGCTGCGGAAGTCTCCCGGCCGGCGTGCCCGACGACTTCTACGCGCGCCTGACGAAACTCGCCCACGACGCCGGCGCGAAGGTCGCCGTCGACTCCTCCGGCGCGCCGCTCGCGGCCGCCTGCGAAGGCGGGCCGGACCTGCTCAAGCCGAACCTCGACGAGCTGATCGAGCTCGCCGGGCACCCGCTGCCGCTGCTCGGCGACGTCGTCGCCTTCTGCCGCGAGCTGATCTCCGGCGGCGTCGGCCGCGTGCTGGTCAGCCTCGGCGCCCACGGCGCGGTTCTCGTCGAGGACACGGAAACCTGCCACGCGCTCGGCCCGCTGGTCGCCGTGCGCAGCACCGTCGGCGCCGGAGACGCCGCACTCGCCGGGTTCCTCCACGCGGGAGGAACCGGCCCCACAGCCCTGCGGACCGCGGTCGCCTACGGCACCGCCGCGGTCACGCAGGAGGGCAGCCGCATGCCCACCCCGCACGACGTGCACCCCGACCAGGTGCGCGTGCTCGACGCCGACCCCACCCTCACCCTCAGCGGAGCCGCCGCATGA
- a CDS encoding DeoR/GlpR family DNA-binding transcription regulator yields the protein MYAAERHQLLAQRARRDGRVDVNDVATELGVAPETIRRDLGVLERQGVVRRVYGGAVAVDRLDFEPEVAQRDQTNAAEKDAIARAALALVPERGSILLDAGTTTSRLATLLPADRELTVITNSIPVASILATRPGITLHILGGRVRGTTLAAVEAWTLHALDGLLVDVAFLGANGFSAEHGCTTPDMAESAVKAAVVAAARKRVLLADHSKYGTDQLSRFARLAEIDVLVTDSGLDAGAVAELEEAGPEVVLA from the coding sequence ATGTACGCCGCCGAACGGCATCAGCTCCTGGCACAACGCGCACGGCGCGACGGCCGGGTCGACGTCAACGACGTCGCCACCGAACTCGGCGTCGCCCCCGAGACCATCCGCCGGGACCTCGGCGTCCTCGAACGCCAGGGCGTCGTCCGCCGTGTCTACGGCGGCGCGGTCGCGGTCGACCGGCTCGACTTCGAACCCGAAGTCGCGCAACGGGACCAGACGAACGCCGCCGAGAAGGACGCGATCGCCCGGGCCGCGCTGGCCCTGGTCCCCGAGCGCGGCTCGATCCTTCTCGACGCGGGCACCACGACCAGCAGGCTCGCGACGCTCCTGCCCGCCGATCGCGAGCTGACGGTGATCACCAACTCGATCCCGGTCGCGTCGATCCTGGCCACCCGCCCGGGCATCACGCTCCACATCCTCGGCGGCCGCGTCCGCGGGACGACGCTCGCCGCCGTCGAAGCCTGGACGCTGCACGCCCTCGACGGCCTGCTCGTGGACGTCGCGTTCCTCGGCGCCAACGGCTTTTCCGCCGAACACGGCTGCACCACACCGGACATGGCCGAGTCCGCGGTGAAGGCCGCGGTGGTCGCCGCCGCCCGCAAGCGGGTGCTGCTGGCCGACCACAGCAAGTACGGCACCGACCAGCTCAGCCGGTTCGCGCGGCTGGCCGAGATCGACGTCCTGGTCACCGACAGCGGCCTCGACGCGGGCGCCGTGGCCGAGCTCGAAGAGGCGGGCCCGGAGGTGGTGCTGGCGTGA
- a CDS encoding TIR domain-containing protein, whose amino-acid sequence MARVYEYDVFISYRRTAGDLSAWVKNHFHRRLSEALDNTLYRDVKIFFDDHVRTGGNWPATARAALQRARVLVPVCSPKYFKDEWCLAEWHSMAARETLAGRTSGDRPTLIYPVIFCDSWNFPAWAHERRMKDLQEWNFPYEHFQAAQAYLEFHQEIGQIAKELEELIERAPEWRDDWPVRTPVPDPPSPVRIPRF is encoded by the coding sequence ATGGCACGGGTGTACGAGTACGACGTGTTCATCAGCTACCGGCGCACCGCGGGGGATCTGTCGGCATGGGTCAAGAACCATTTTCACCGGCGGTTGTCCGAAGCGCTCGACAACACTCTCTACCGGGACGTGAAGATTTTCTTCGACGACCACGTCCGGACCGGGGGGAACTGGCCCGCCACGGCGCGGGCGGCTTTGCAGCGCGCCCGGGTACTGGTGCCGGTCTGCTCCCCGAAGTACTTCAAGGACGAATGGTGCCTGGCCGAGTGGCATTCGATGGCGGCACGCGAGACCCTGGCCGGCCGGACGTCCGGCGACCGCCCGACGCTGATCTACCCGGTGATCTTCTGCGACTCGTGGAACTTCCCCGCCTGGGCCCACGAGCGGCGCATGAAGGACCTGCAGGAGTGGAACTTCCCCTACGAGCACTTCCAGGCCGCCCAGGCCTACCTCGAGTTCCACCAGGAGATCGGCCAGATCGCGAAGGAGCTGGAAGAGCTCATCGAGCGTGCACCGGAGTGGCGGGACGACTGGCCGGTGCGCACCCCGGTCCCGGACCCGCCGTCCCCGGTGCGGATACCGAGGTTCTGA
- a CDS encoding cupin domain-containing protein, with translation MESDNSRSVFDVLAEAAALPSTATTMLVDKYFVDKPAASARIFRIYREVPLHYHEECDEHLYLLSGGGTFHLDGEEFEARPGMFLCFERRKVHGFPRIAAEPLVVLAIDVPRRRPDDIVFVDPAEGDARTFMARNA, from the coding sequence ATGGAAAGCGACAACAGCCGGAGCGTGTTCGACGTCCTCGCCGAGGCCGCGGCCCTGCCCTCGACCGCCACGACGATGCTGGTGGACAAGTACTTCGTCGACAAGCCCGCAGCCAGCGCGCGGATTTTCCGGATCTACCGCGAAGTTCCGCTCCACTACCACGAGGAGTGCGACGAACACCTCTACCTGCTCAGCGGCGGCGGCACGTTCCACCTCGACGGCGAGGAGTTCGAGGCGCGGCCGGGGATGTTCCTCTGCTTCGAACGGCGGAAGGTCCACGGTTTCCCCCGGATCGCCGCCGAACCCCTCGTCGTGCTGGCGATCGACGTCCCACGGCGGCGTCCGGACGACATCGTCTTCGTCGACCCGGCCGAAGGTGACGCCCGGACGTTCATGGCCCGCAATGCCTGA